One region of Eleutherodactylus coqui strain aEleCoq1 chromosome 5, aEleCoq1.hap1, whole genome shotgun sequence genomic DNA includes:
- the LOC136629013 gene encoding zinc finger protein 300-like isoform X3 has translation MQKKSHRRGEHQRPHKGERPYSCSECGECFSVKSQLVIDQKIHTGEKSFPCLECVKCFNQKSGLVRQQKMNTVEKPYSCTVCGKCFNQNSALAAHQRSHTGEKPFSCSECGKCFAQKSYLVTHQRSHTGEKPFSCSECGICFTLKSVLVKHQRIHTGEKSFSCSECEKRFSDKSHFHAHQKTHTGEKPFSCSECGVCFIWKSDLVKHQRIHTGEKPFSCSECGKCFNRKSYLARHRRIHTGEKPFSCSECGKCFADKSVLVSHQRSHTGEKSFSCSDCGSCFNRKSHLVRHQRSHTGERPFSCLVCGKCFNRKSTLVKHQRIHTRVKPYSFTVKESDLSISQL, from the coding sequence AtgcagaagaaaagtcacagaaggGGAGAACATCAAAGACCTCACAAAGGGGAgagaccatattcatgttcagaatgtggggaaTGTTTTAGTGTGAAATCACAACTTGTTATagatcagaaaattcacacaggagagaagtcctttCCATGCTTAGAATGTGTAAAATGTTTCAACCAGAAATCAGGTCTTGTTAGACAACAAAAAATGAACACAgtagagaaaccatattcatgtactGTTTGTGGTAAGTGTTTTAACCAAAACTCAGCTCTAGCTGCTCAtcaaagaagtcacacaggggagaagccattttcatgttcggaatgtgggaaatgttttgcccagaaatcatatcttgttacacatcagagaagtcacacaggagagaagccattttcatgttctgaatgtggaatatGTTTTACTCTAAAATCagttcttgttaaacatcagagaattcacacaggggagaaatcattttcttgttcagaatgtgagaaacgtTTTTCAGATAAATCTCATTTTCATGCACATCAGAAAacgcacacaggagagaagccattttcttgttcagaatgtggcgtGTGTTTTATTTGGAAAtcggatcttgttaaacatcagagaattcacacaggtgagaagccattttcttgttctgaatgtgggaaatgttttaatcgaAAATCATATCTAGCTAGACatcggagaattcacacaggagaaaagccattttcttgttcagagtgtgggaaatgttttgcagacaAATCAGTTCTCGTTAgccatcagagaagtcacacaggggagaagtcatTTTCTTGTTCTGATTGTGGGAGTTGTTTTAAtcggaaatcacatcttgttagacatcagagaagtcacacaggggagaggccattttcatgtttagtatgtgggaaatgttttaatcgaAAGTCaactcttgttaaacatcagagaattcacacacgtGTGAAGCCATATTCTTTTACTGTTAAGGAAAGTGATTTATCCATAAGTCAGCTCTAA